A DNA window from Ranitomeya imitator isolate aRanImi1 chromosome 2, aRanImi1.pri, whole genome shotgun sequence contains the following coding sequences:
- the LOC138663713 gene encoding uncharacterized protein — MESLAEATEDATAIIHHTSLSPKRKVMRKTPPAPLQPLQITENGAAPAWPAIQTANGAVRAHPLSPICVVQDAGNPVPSDHREIPHSSTGQPSTIRVNDPALLYPEVVEAPRKHKRKTKHVTEPPTASCAVGATATMTREEYDREIDQLADGKQPSVEPLIIRMSHTMQPSAPCVTGPANASGVGPSGPSNLGDISHVCVSNSVNVKKRPKRSRPADVKVCKELKVCKKPRIHAPAIDLPHESRSWGPVEMLVFQEHFVRYLRYKRWLPKIMFFCDTFEKLLSTQSPTQANKSELYALRSLLLDGEITTTATPL, encoded by the exons atggagagcctcgcagaagctacagaagacgccacggcaatcattcaccacacatcgctatccc ctaagcgcaaagtcatgagaaaaacacctccagcacctctacagccgctacagatcaccgagaatggcgcagcaccagcgtggccggcgatacagacggctaatggagctgttagagcacatccgctatcaccgatctgcgtggttcaggacgcaggaaaccctgtgccgtcggaccatcgtgaaataccccattcaagcaccggccagccatcgacaatccgtgtgaatgaccccgcgctactatatccagaagtggtcgaggcacccagaaaacataagcgaaaaacaaaacatgttacagagccaccaaccgcatcctgcgccgtgggtgcaacagccacgatgactcgtgaagagtatgatcgcgagattgatcagctcgctgatggtaagcaaccatccgtagaaccgctcattatacgtatgtcccacactatgcaaccgtcagcgccatgtgtaacggggcctgctaatgcctctggggtcggaccctcaggaccctctaatttgggtgacatatctcatgtctgtgtatctaactctgttaatgttaagaaacggccaaAGAGGTCGCGACCGgctgatgttaaggtgtgtaaagagcttaaggtgtgtaaaaagccacggattcatgcgccagctatagatctgccgcatgaatcccgcagctggggccccgttgaaatgcttgtgtttcaggaacacttcgtccgctacttacgctacaaacgctggctccccaaaataatgtttttttgcgatacttttgaaaaattattatcaacacaaagcccaacacaggctaataagtccgaactatacgcacttcggagcctgctgctggatggcgagataacaactacagcgaccccattatga